A part of Bacteroidia bacterium genomic DNA contains:
- a CDS encoding nucleotidyltransferase domain-containing protein — protein MIAVIHPNIDRIKQLCRKYHFSKLWVFGSVLTPEFRPDSDIDMLYELDHSQLSGLTSINFFFAFKDQVEEILGHPIDLVWYPGLRNPYFKEEVDETKILIYDAEAEKVSV, from the coding sequence ATGATTGCTGTAATACATCCAAATATTGATCGGATAAAACAACTTTGCAGAAAGTATCATTTCAGCAAATTGTGGGTGTTTGGCTCTGTTTTAACCCCAGAGTTTCGCCCTGATTCTGATATTGATATGTTATATGAGCTTGACCATTCCCAATTGTCTGGTCTGACTTCCATTAATTTCTTTTTTGCATTCAAGGATCAGGTAGAAGAAATCCTCGGACATCCGATAGATTTGGTGTGGTATCCCGGTCTGCGAAACCCGTATTTTAAAGAAGAAGTTGACGAAACGAAGATTTTAATTTATGACGCGGAAGCAGAAAAAGTATCTGTTTGA
- a CDS encoding glycoside hydrolase family 31 protein, translating to MAFFRLNPAIFLFVVFLFALTNLSGQNQQLLMNEPVDLSPDFKDYLNTYFFTDSLVTFNPATAEGLLNWQRMRYTPAHAFNFTQHGFRPMAQNEFPATEYEENPVMPFSLQFIDSRTVRLQMKTGTVIQKNEPSLMLVSEPENHIQDWVYNKVKGGHQYTSLHGKVIVWEKPWAVEFFDASGKVLTKTRHSSDNAGFCANMPFAFVRRAADYSRSVGAVFELSPDEKIFGCGESFTNLNKYGQKVNLYTCDPNGVETPGMYKPIPFFLSSRGYGMFMHTSSPITCDFGQSYGATNKLLIGDESLDLFIFLGQPKDILDSYTNLTGKAPMPPLWSFGLWMSRITYFSEADGRNVAAKLRANKIPTDVLHFDTGWFETDWRCDYEFAKSRFDDPRKMIADLKADGFRTCLWQLPYFVPQNKLFPEIIQKGLHVKNAKGNIPFEDAVLDFTNPETVAWYRQKIGTLLKMGVAVIKVDFGEAAPYNGLYANGSTGFYEHNLYPLRYNKTVSDLTQEINGEQIIWARSAWAGSQRYPLHWGGDAESSDMGMEAQLRGGLSLGLSGFTFWSHDIGGFTKRTPENLYRRWLPFGAMSSHTRCHGQPPKEPWDYGDDFQNYFRKVIEMKYQLMPYVYAQSKIASEKGLPMVRALLIEYPDDPGAWEVDDAYMFGSDIMVAPLFEEGKTSRAVYLPGGEWVDYQTGKTYGRGWHTIEAGEIEAIILVRSGAILPKIQVAQSTDQMDWKNIELAVYGSDSKASGWLCLPEDNVLREIRMTRQGKKWQLQKTDLPKDVRFGGF from the coding sequence ATGGCTTTTTTCAGACTGAATCCGGCGATTTTCCTCTTTGTGGTTTTTTTATTTGCGCTGACAAACTTGTCGGGGCAAAATCAGCAATTGCTGATGAACGAACCCGTCGATCTCAGCCCCGATTTTAAAGATTACCTCAATACCTACTTTTTTACCGATAGCCTCGTTACGTTTAATCCCGCTACGGCGGAAGGGCTGTTGAACTGGCAGCGCATGCGTTATACGCCCGCCCATGCCTTCAACTTCACACAACACGGTTTCCGCCCCATGGCGCAAAATGAGTTTCCCGCCACGGAATACGAGGAAAACCCGGTTATGCCTTTTTCCCTGCAATTTATCGACAGTCGCACAGTGCGGTTACAGATGAAAACCGGAACGGTTATTCAAAAAAATGAACCCTCTCTCATGCTGGTTTCAGAACCGGAAAATCATATTCAGGACTGGGTGTACAACAAAGTCAAAGGCGGTCATCAATACACCAGTCTCCACGGAAAAGTGATTGTATGGGAAAAACCCTGGGCGGTAGAATTTTTTGATGCCAGCGGAAAAGTGCTTACCAAAACACGCCACAGCAGCGACAATGCAGGGTTTTGTGCCAATATGCCTTTTGCTTTTGTAAGAAGGGCGGCGGATTACAGCCGAAGTGTGGGCGCAGTATTTGAGCTTTCGCCTGACGAAAAAATCTTTGGTTGTGGAGAATCCTTCACCAACCTCAACAAATACGGCCAAAAGGTCAACCTCTACACCTGCGACCCCAACGGAGTAGAAACGCCGGGCATGTACAAACCGATTCCGTTTTTCCTGAGCAGCAGGGGTTACGGAATGTTTATGCATACCTCCTCCCCCATCACCTGCGATTTTGGGCAGAGTTACGGCGCTACGAATAAATTATTGATTGGAGACGAATCGCTGGACTTGTTTATCTTTTTGGGACAACCCAAAGACATTCTCGATTCCTATACCAATCTTACCGGAAAAGCGCCCATGCCGCCCTTGTGGTCATTTGGGCTTTGGATGAGCAGAATTACCTATTTTTCAGAGGCAGACGGGCGGAATGTGGCAGCTAAACTCAGGGCGAATAAAATCCCCACCGATGTCTTACACTTTGATACCGGCTGGTTTGAGACTGACTGGCGCTGTGATTACGAATTTGCCAAAAGCCGTTTTGACGACCCCCGGAAAATGATCGCTGACCTGAAGGCCGACGGTTTTCGCACCTGCCTGTGGCAACTGCCCTATTTTGTGCCGCAAAACAAACTTTTTCCCGAAATCATTCAAAAAGGCCTCCACGTCAAAAATGCCAAAGGCAATATTCCTTTTGAAGACGCCGTCCTCGATTTTACCAATCCGGAGACCGTGGCATGGTATCGGCAGAAAATCGGTACCCTCCTGAAGATGGGCGTTGCCGTGATCAAGGTGGACTTTGGCGAAGCCGCGCCCTACAATGGCCTTTACGCCAATGGGAGTACCGGTTTTTACGAACACAATCTCTACCCATTGCGGTACAACAAGACAGTATCAGACCTGACACAGGAGATCAACGGCGAACAGATCATCTGGGCGCGCAGTGCCTGGGCAGGCAGTCAGCGTTATCCGCTACACTGGGGCGGCGATGCAGAAAGTTCGGATATGGGCATGGAGGCGCAATTGCGGGGCGGATTGTCGCTGGGGCTTTCGGGATTTACTTTCTGGAGTCACGACATCGGCGGATTTACGAAACGCACGCCAGAAAACCTTTACCGGAGGTGGCTGCCTTTCGGGGCAATGTCCTCGCATACCCGCTGCCACGGGCAGCCGCCCAAAGAGCCGTGGGACTATGGCGACGACTTCCAGAACTATTTCCGTAAAGTCATCGAAATGAAGTACCAGCTGATGCCTTATGTGTATGCCCAGTCGAAAATCGCTTCGGAGAAGGGATTGCCGATGGTTCGCGCACTGTTGATCGAATACCCCGACGATCCCGGAGCCTGGGAAGTCGATGATGCGTATATGTTTGGCTCAGACATCATGGTTGCGCCGCTGTTTGAGGAGGGGAAAACCTCCCGCGCCGTCTATCTTCCCGGAGGGGAATGGGTTGATTATCAGACAGGAAAAACTTATGGCAGGGGCTGGCACACCATCGAAGCTGGTGAGATTGAGGCCATCATTCTGGTCAGATCGGGCGCGATTTTACCCAAAATCCAGGTAGCGCAGTCCACCGACCAGATGGACTGGAAAAACATCGAACTGGCCGTTTACGGCAGCGACAGCAAAGCCAGCGGATGGCTGTGCCTGCCGGAAGACAACGTATTGCGCGAAATCAGAATGACCCGCCAGGGCAAAAAGTGGCAATTGCAGAAAACGGATTTGCCGAAGGATGTGAGGTTTGGAGGATTTTGA
- a CDS encoding efflux RND transporter periplasmic adaptor subunit: MKRLLLPVSLCVLLWHTSCESKKEKEESEAKFLVTTPMKMDTTVTDEYVCQIHSIQHIELRALEKGYLQNIYVDEGQFVKKGQLMFKIMPNLYEAELQKAQAEARVAEIEYLNTKSLADSNIVSQNELAMSLAKFEKAKAEMSLAQVHLGFTEIRAPFDGIMDRLHVRLGSLVEEGELLTSLSDNSKMWVYFNVPEPEYLNYKVKASQGEKTVVNLLMANGQVFDYPGLLETIEGEFNNETGNIAFRATFPNPKGLLRHGETGNIQLPIALKDALLIPQKSTFEVLDKKYVFVVDQEGVVKSRQITIGEELPHLYVVTEGLEENDKILLEGLRLVRENDKIEYELMEPAAVITQLELYAE; this comes from the coding sequence ATGAAGAGACTTCTCTTACCTGTGAGTTTGTGTGTCTTATTGTGGCATACGAGCTGCGAATCCAAAAAGGAAAAGGAAGAATCAGAAGCCAAATTTCTGGTTACCACTCCTATGAAAATGGACACCACCGTTACAGACGAATATGTGTGTCAGATCCATTCTATTCAGCATATTGAATTGAGGGCCCTGGAAAAAGGTTATTTGCAGAATATCTATGTGGATGAAGGTCAGTTTGTCAAAAAAGGTCAGCTGATGTTTAAGATCATGCCCAACCTTTACGAAGCTGAGCTCCAGAAAGCACAGGCCGAAGCCAGAGTCGCAGAGATTGAATATCTGAATACCAAATCGCTTGCTGACAGCAATATCGTATCCCAAAACGAACTGGCTATGTCGCTGGCCAAATTTGAAAAGGCCAAAGCCGAAATGTCTCTGGCGCAGGTTCATCTGGGATTTACTGAAATCAGGGCGCCATTTGATGGGATCATGGACCGCTTGCATGTACGGTTGGGGAGTCTCGTGGAAGAGGGCGAATTGCTTACTTCCCTTTCCGACAACAGCAAAATGTGGGTGTATTTCAACGTACCTGAACCCGAATATCTGAATTATAAAGTCAAAGCGAGTCAGGGGGAAAAGACGGTTGTGAATTTGCTGATGGCAAATGGTCAGGTATTTGATTACCCCGGACTATTGGAAACCATTGAAGGCGAATTTAACAATGAGACGGGTAATATCGCCTTTAGAGCTACTTTTCCCAATCCCAAAGGACTCCTGAGACATGGGGAAACGGGCAATATCCAGTTGCCGATAGCGCTGAAAGATGCACTTCTCATTCCACAGAAATCCACATTTGAGGTTCTTGACAAGAAGTATGTATTCGTCGTGGATCAGGAAGGGGTAGTAAAATCAAGACAAATTACTATTGGGGAAGAGCTTCCTCATTTATACGTGGTGACCGAAGGCCTGGAGGAAAATGATAAGATTCTCCTTGAAGGTTTACGTCTGGTAAGAGAAAATGACAAAATAGAATATGAACTGATGGAGCCTGCGGCTGTGATCACACAGTTGGAGTTGTATGCAGAATAA
- a CDS encoding efflux RND transporter permease subunit codes for MFANIIHRPVFAIVISVVFLFIGTLAIKQLPISQFPQIAPTTVSIFIAYPGASADVLIKSTLITLENAINGVPGMRYMTTDATSAGEATVSVIFDPGTDPNLAVIQVKTRVDQVMPLLPELVQREGVIISPIQPSMLMYVNLYSTDEELDEKFLYNYATVSMIPEIQRIKGVARAQILGSRRYAMRVWLNPDRMRAYNISIEEVMEAMGEQSIIGRPGRIGQSSGIAAQSLEYVLTYKGRYNTPEEYEGIIIRANSEGESIRLKDIATVELGSEFFDIYSNLDGEPSAAIVLKQNYGSNASDVIKEVKVLLEEMKRSFPPGVDYKISYDVSQFLDASIEKVLHTLGEAFILVAIVVFVFLGDWRSTLIPTLAVPVSLVGAFFFMQFFGLSINLITLFALVLAIGIVVDNAIVVVEAVHAKMEEKNMSPYGATKEVLQEISGAIIAITLVMTAVFVPLVFMTGPVGVFYRQFSITMATSIILSGVVALTLTPVLCAMILKNNHGKEKKRNPLTRLLDAFNRWFERVTGRYTNLLRKIVSRRALTFLILIGFCVGIFFENRVLPAGFIPGEDQGTIYAIIQTPPGATLERTNQVSQKLQKICEEVEGVESVSSLAGYEIMTEGRGSNAGTCLINLKNWSEREKSVKEIMEELEEKSKGLGAVVEFFEPPAVPGFGSSGGFSLRLLDKSTSTDYQEFDKANKEFMDNLSKRKELTGLFTFFAANYPQYELVLDNKVAMQKGVSIGKAMENLNILIGSTYEQGFIRFDRFFKVYVQSAPEFRRLPSDILNLFIKNESGEMVPYSAFMTLKKQQGPNEITRYNMYNSAAIRGLPAPGYTTADAIQAIREVASETLPKGYDIAWEGLSYDESSRGNESVYIFIIVLAFVYLVLAAQYESFLLPLAVILSIPLGIFGSFFLLKMMGLDNDIYAQIGMIMLVGLLGKNAVLIVEFAVQENRHGASVFEAAIAGAKTRFRPILMTSFAFIAGLIPLVIATGAGAIGNKTIGSSALGGMLFGTLFGVIIIPGLYYIFGKMAEGRKMIKDEYFSPITEVIANND; via the coding sequence ATGTTTGCTAACATTATTCACAGACCCGTCTTTGCTATTGTAATTTCGGTCGTCTTCCTTTTCATCGGTACGTTGGCGATCAAACAGCTACCGATCTCTCAATTTCCGCAGATTGCGCCTACAACAGTAAGTATATTTATCGCTTACCCTGGCGCAAGCGCGGATGTATTGATCAAATCTACTCTGATCACACTGGAAAATGCTATTAACGGTGTTCCCGGTATGAGATATATGACAACGGATGCTACCAGTGCCGGAGAAGCTACAGTCAGTGTAATCTTTGACCCTGGTACGGATCCCAACCTTGCGGTTATACAGGTGAAAACAAGGGTGGACCAGGTGATGCCGCTTTTGCCCGAACTGGTTCAGCGGGAAGGGGTAATCATTTCTCCTATTCAGCCCAGTATGCTGATGTATGTCAACCTGTATAGTACAGATGAAGAGCTGGACGAAAAATTTCTGTACAACTACGCAACGGTCTCTATGATCCCGGAGATACAGCGGATCAAAGGGGTCGCCAGAGCCCAAATTCTCGGTAGCCGCAGATATGCTATGCGTGTATGGCTGAACCCGGACCGCATGCGGGCCTATAATATCTCCATTGAAGAAGTGATGGAAGCGATGGGTGAACAAAGTATTATTGGCCGGCCGGGCAGGATCGGACAGAGTTCTGGTATTGCTGCGCAGTCTCTGGAATACGTACTCACCTATAAAGGGCGCTACAATACACCGGAAGAGTATGAAGGAATTATTATCCGGGCCAACTCGGAAGGGGAAAGTATCCGTTTGAAAGATATCGCCACCGTGGAGTTGGGGAGTGAATTTTTTGACATCTACTCCAACCTGGATGGCGAACCGTCGGCAGCTATCGTATTGAAGCAAAACTACGGCAGTAATGCCAGTGATGTAATTAAAGAGGTAAAAGTGCTTCTGGAAGAGATGAAACGGAGTTTTCCTCCGGGAGTTGATTACAAAATCAGCTATGACGTTTCTCAATTTCTGGATGCCTCCATTGAGAAAGTGCTTCATACGCTGGGCGAAGCGTTTATTCTTGTAGCCATTGTTGTGTTCGTGTTCCTGGGTGATTGGCGTTCGACGTTGATTCCTACCCTGGCTGTACCGGTGTCGCTCGTCGGAGCATTCTTTTTTATGCAGTTTTTCGGACTCTCCATCAACCTGATCACCTTGTTTGCACTTGTGCTTGCGATCGGTATTGTGGTGGATAACGCGATTGTCGTAGTCGAGGCGGTACATGCCAAGATGGAGGAGAAAAATATGTCCCCCTACGGTGCTACCAAAGAGGTGCTTCAGGAAATCAGCGGTGCCATCATTGCTATCACACTTGTAATGACAGCGGTATTTGTGCCCCTGGTATTTATGACTGGTCCGGTTGGGGTATTCTATCGCCAGTTTTCGATAACTATGGCAACGTCCATCATCCTCTCAGGGGTTGTGGCGCTTACCCTTACCCCAGTGTTGTGTGCCATGATTCTGAAAAACAACCATGGTAAGGAAAAGAAAAGGAACCCATTGACCCGATTGCTCGATGCCTTTAACCGCTGGTTTGAAAGGGTCACCGGAAGATATACCAACCTCCTTCGGAAAATCGTCAGCCGGCGCGCACTCACTTTTCTCATCCTCATAGGATTTTGTGTGGGGATATTCTTTGAAAACCGGGTACTTCCTGCGGGCTTTATCCCCGGAGAAGACCAGGGTACGATTTATGCGATTATCCAAACCCCTCCCGGTGCTACGTTGGAAAGAACCAACCAGGTATCGCAGAAGCTTCAGAAAATATGCGAAGAAGTAGAGGGGGTAGAATCGGTTTCTTCACTGGCTGGTTATGAGATTATGACCGAAGGACGAGGATCCAATGCCGGTACCTGTCTGATCAACCTGAAAAACTGGTCTGAGCGGGAGAAGTCTGTGAAGGAAATCATGGAAGAACTTGAAGAAAAATCGAAAGGCCTGGGCGCGGTGGTAGAGTTTTTTGAACCACCGGCAGTTCCTGGCTTTGGTTCTTCCGGAGGCTTTTCGCTGCGTCTGCTGGATAAATCGACAAGTACCGATTACCAAGAGTTTGATAAGGCAAATAAGGAATTTATGGACAACCTCAGCAAGCGAAAAGAGCTGACGGGTCTGTTTACTTTCTTCGCTGCCAACTACCCGCAGTACGAATTGGTGCTTGACAATAAAGTTGCCATGCAGAAGGGCGTATCGATCGGAAAAGCGATGGAAAACCTGAACATCCTGATCGGTAGTACCTATGAACAGGGATTTATCCGGTTTGACCGTTTTTTCAAGGTGTATGTTCAGTCCGCGCCCGAATTCAGAAGGCTGCCCTCCGATATTTTGAATTTGTTTATCAAAAATGAAAGCGGAGAGATGGTGCCCTATTCGGCATTCATGACACTCAAAAAACAACAGGGGCCAAACGAAATTACCCGTTACAATATGTACAATTCTGCGGCGATACGGGGGCTTCCTGCACCAGGATATACCACCGCAGATGCGATTCAGGCCATACGGGAAGTGGCGAGTGAGACTTTGCCTAAGGGGTATGACATTGCGTGGGAAGGGCTTTCCTATGACGAATCCAGCAGGGGAAATGAGTCGGTCTATATTTTCATTATCGTACTGGCGTTTGTTTACCTGGTGTTGGCAGCACAATACGAAAGTTTCCTGTTGCCTCTGGCGGTAATTCTTTCGATTCCACTCGGGATATTTGGATCGTTTTTCCTGCTGAAAATGATGGGGTTGGATAATGACATTTACGCTCAGATAGGAATGATTATGCTGGTAGGGTTGCTGGGAAAAAATGCCGTACTGATTGTGGAGTTTGCCGTTCAGGAAAACCGGCATGGAGCCTCCGTTTTTGAAGCAGCTATCGCCGGTGCAAAAACGCGTTTTCGCCCGATTCTGATGACTTCATTCGCCTTTATTGCGGGGTTGATTCCACTGGTAATAGCGACTGGCGCTGGTGCCATTGGTAACAAGACCATTGGCTCCTCTGCACTGGGAGGGATGCTTTTCGGTACCCTCTTTGGGGTAATCATCATCCCTGGCTTGTACTACATTTTCGGCAAAATGGCAGAGGGCCGCAAGATGATAAAAGATGAATACTTTAGTCCAATCACAGAAGTAATCGCGAACAATGATTAA
- a CDS encoding TolC family protein translates to MINRKIIQYLALACILFVFQACSIPALVEKTENRALPGNYRNSQDTTNSAKVDWRDYFTDAYLYDLIETALKNNQELNIVQQEINISQNEVMARKGEYLPFVNVQGATGVEKVGRYTSQGANDANTEIRPGREFPDPLPDFMLAGYASWEVDIWKKLRNAKKSALTRYLSSVEGKNFLVTQLVAEVAGSYFELMALDNQLENVRRTIEIQQNVLKIIKLQKQAAKVTELAVRKFEAEVLKNQSLQYALLQEITETENRINFLLGRYPQPIQRNSQNFTEMVPEAIFEGIPSQLLANRPDIRQAELELAASKLDVQVARAEFYPSLRLTAGLGLQAFNPKLLVTTPESILFNLAGDMVMPAINRNAIKANYYSANSRQIQAVYSYEQSVLNAYIEVVNQLSNVSNLESSYQLKVSQVNTLTESVDIATRLFQSARADYMEILLTQRDALEARMEMIETKKQQMDAMVRIYQALGGGWN, encoded by the coding sequence ATGATTAATCGTAAAATAATTCAATATCTGGCTTTGGCCTGCATCCTGTTTGTATTTCAGGCCTGTTCGATTCCTGCATTGGTAGAGAAAACTGAAAATCGCGCCCTTCCCGGGAATTATAGAAATTCGCAGGATACTACCAATTCGGCAAAGGTCGACTGGCGGGACTATTTTACCGATGCATACCTGTATGACCTGATCGAAACTGCTCTGAAAAACAACCAGGAGCTGAATATCGTTCAGCAGGAAATTAATATTTCCCAAAATGAGGTCATGGCCCGCAAAGGAGAATATCTGCCTTTTGTGAATGTGCAGGGAGCTACGGGGGTGGAAAAAGTTGGTAGATACACCAGCCAGGGTGCCAATGATGCCAACACGGAAATCAGACCCGGAAGGGAATTCCCTGACCCGCTTCCTGATTTTATGCTGGCTGGGTATGCTTCATGGGAAGTGGATATCTGGAAAAAGCTGCGAAACGCAAAAAAATCGGCTTTGACCCGGTACTTGTCTTCTGTCGAAGGAAAAAACTTTCTGGTAACCCAGCTGGTTGCGGAAGTTGCTGGTTCTTACTTCGAACTAATGGCACTGGATAATCAGTTGGAAAATGTGCGGCGAACTATTGAAATTCAGCAGAATGTCCTGAAAATCATCAAACTTCAGAAGCAGGCTGCAAAAGTTACCGAACTCGCTGTGCGAAAGTTTGAGGCGGAAGTGCTCAAAAACCAAAGCCTTCAGTACGCCCTCCTGCAGGAGATTACGGAGACGGAAAACAGGATCAACTTTCTTCTGGGTAGGTATCCGCAGCCGATTCAAAGAAATTCGCAGAATTTCACAGAAATGGTGCCGGAGGCTATTTTTGAAGGGATTCCCTCACAGTTGCTGGCAAACCGGCCCGATATCAGACAGGCAGAGCTGGAACTGGCAGCGTCAAAGCTGGATGTGCAGGTGGCCCGGGCTGAGTTTTACCCATCGTTGCGGTTGACCGCGGGTCTGGGGCTTCAGGCATTTAATCCCAAATTGCTGGTCACTACGCCTGAGTCCATTCTGTTTAATCTGGCTGGCGATATGGTAATGCCCGCCATAAACCGGAACGCGATAAAGGCAAATTATTATTCTGCCAATTCAAGACAGATCCAGGCGGTTTACAGTTATGAGCAGTCGGTGTTAAATGCCTATATCGAGGTTGTCAATCAGCTTTCAAATGTCAGCAACCTGGAAAGTAGCTACCAGTTGAAAGTGAGTCAGGTTAATACGCTTACGGAGTCGGTGGACATTGCCACCCGGCTTTTTCAGTCAGCGCGCGCCGACTATATGGAGATCCTCCTGACCCAGCGCGACGCGCTGGAGGCGAGAATGGAAATGATCGAAACCAAAAAACAGCAAATGGATGCCATGGTCAGAATATATCAGGCCCTGGGCGGTGGATGGAATTAG